In Lautropia mirabilis, one DNA window encodes the following:
- a CDS encoding LOG family protein — MVKNILKAIPNTPKLSNMMPSERATAIKARESWHVLGIIAEFVEATEALADIRPAVSIFGSARIKPDHRWYKETETLARKLSDAGFAVISGGGPGLMEAANKGAFAGASASVGLNMELPNEQHDNPYQDVSLHFRHFFPRKVAFAKYAAAFVAAPGGWGTLDELMEVLTLIQTRVGRRIPVILVGSTFWKGLLDWMNDTLVAHGTVSAADMELIRVIDDPDEVVNAIFDFYQQRGFYATSEERQLNLQL, encoded by the coding sequence ATGGTCAAGAACATCCTGAAAGCAATCCCCAATACCCCCAAGCTGAGCAACATGATGCCCAGCGAGCGAGCGACCGCCATCAAGGCAAGAGAGTCCTGGCACGTGCTGGGCATTATCGCAGAGTTCGTCGAGGCCACCGAGGCGCTCGCGGACATCCGCCCGGCCGTCTCGATCTTCGGCAGCGCCCGCATCAAGCCCGACCACCGCTGGTACAAGGAAACCGAGACGCTGGCGCGCAAGCTCTCCGACGCGGGCTTCGCCGTCATCTCGGGCGGCGGCCCGGGGCTGATGGAAGCCGCCAACAAGGGGGCCTTTGCCGGCGCCTCGGCATCGGTGGGCCTCAACATGGAGCTGCCCAACGAACAGCACGACAACCCCTATCAGGACGTGTCCCTGCACTTCCGGCACTTCTTCCCGCGCAAGGTGGCCTTTGCCAAGTACGCCGCTGCCTTCGTGGCCGCGCCCGGCGGCTGGGGCACGCTGGACGAGCTGATGGAAGTGCTCACGCTGATCCAGACCCGGGTGGGACGGCGCATTCCGGTCATTCTGGTGGGCTCGACCTTCTGGAAGGGCCTGCTGGACTGGATGAACGACACGCTGGTGGCCCATGGCACCGTCTCGGCCGCCGACATGGAGCTGATCCGCGTCATCGACGACCCGGACGAGGTGGTCAACGCCATCTTCGACTTCTACCAGCAGCGCGGCTTCTATGCCACCAGCGAGGAACGCCAGCTGAACCTGCAGCTCTGA
- a CDS encoding homoserine kinase, producing the protein MAVFTVVSDQQLKDWLAQYDAGELLAIEPIASGIENTNYFVDTAKGRWVLTLVERLPVEQLPFHLELMQHLARRGIPCPAPLANRQGQLFSMLNGKPATLVTRLTGKSVVDTTPEHCQAMGALLARMHLAAADFGPAPANVRGPGWWPQAIKELRPKLAPAQLALAEDELAAQQAWMATSEWQDLPASAVHADCFRDNVLFTTPSNPGVIDFYFACHGTWLFDLAVVCNDWCLSADDAHLDPARTEALLAGYRSVRPLQDIERRGWTMALRAAALRFWLSRLYDLLLPREAAMLQPKDPTHFERILTDRRTLSGALH; encoded by the coding sequence ATGGCCGTCTTCACCGTCGTCTCCGATCAGCAGCTCAAGGACTGGCTGGCCCAGTACGATGCCGGCGAGCTGCTGGCCATCGAACCCATCGCCTCGGGCATCGAGAACACCAACTACTTCGTCGACACGGCCAAGGGCCGCTGGGTCCTCACCCTGGTCGAGCGGCTGCCTGTCGAGCAGCTGCCCTTCCACCTGGAACTGATGCAACATCTGGCCCGCCGCGGCATTCCCTGCCCGGCCCCACTGGCCAACCGCCAGGGGCAGCTGTTCAGCATGCTCAACGGCAAGCCCGCCACGCTGGTCACGCGGCTGACCGGCAAGTCGGTGGTGGACACCACACCGGAACACTGTCAGGCCATGGGCGCACTGCTGGCCCGCATGCACCTGGCGGCTGCCGACTTCGGACCGGCCCCGGCCAACGTGCGCGGCCCGGGCTGGTGGCCCCAGGCCATCAAGGAACTGCGTCCGAAGCTTGCGCCCGCCCAGCTGGCCCTGGCCGAGGACGAGCTGGCTGCCCAGCAGGCCTGGATGGCCACGTCCGAATGGCAGGATCTGCCCGCCTCGGCTGTTCATGCCGACTGCTTCCGCGACAACGTGCTCTTCACCACGCCGTCCAACCCCGGCGTCATCGACTTCTACTTCGCCTGCCACGGCACCTGGCTGTTCGACCTGGCCGTGGTCTGCAATGACTGGTGCCTGTCGGCCGACGACGCCCATCTGGACCCGGCGCGCACCGAGGCCCTGCTGGCCGGCTACCGCAGCGTGCGCCCCCTGCAGGACATCGAGCGCCGGGGCTGGACCATGGCCCTGCGGGCCGCAGCCCTGCGTTTCTGGCTGTCGCGCCTCTACGACCTGCTGCTGCCCCGGGAGGCCGCCATGCTGCAGCCCAAGGATCCCACCCATTTCGAGCGGATCCTGACCGATCGCCGCACGCTTTCGGGAGCGCTGCACTGA